A single Streptomyces mirabilis DNA region contains:
- a CDS encoding aspartate-semialdehyde dehydrogenase: MRVGIVGATGQVGTVMRRILVEREFPVEELRLFASARSAGTVLDGVTVEDAATADYSGLDIVLFSAGGATSKALAEKVASQGAVVIDNSSAWRKDPQVPLVVSEVNPHAIADRPKGIIANPNCTTMAAMPVLKPLHEEAGLEALVVATYQAVSGSGLAGVAELHGQVLKVASDADKLTHDGDAVDFPEPGVYKRPIAFNVLPLAGSIVDDGLHETDEEQKLRTESRKILEIPALKVSGTCVRVPVFTGHSLQVNARFARPLSVERATELLAGAPGVTLSEIPNPLEAAGKDASYVGRIRADETAEHGLALFVSNDNLRKGAALNAVQIAELVAAELKG, translated from the coding sequence GTGAGGGTCGGAATCGTCGGAGCCACCGGTCAGGTCGGCACGGTCATGCGCAGGATCCTCGTCGAGCGGGAGTTCCCGGTCGAGGAGCTGCGGCTGTTCGCCTCGGCGCGTTCGGCCGGGACGGTGCTCGACGGTGTGACGGTGGAGGACGCGGCGACGGCGGACTACTCCGGCCTGGACATCGTGCTGTTCTCCGCGGGCGGCGCGACCTCCAAGGCGCTGGCCGAGAAGGTCGCCTCGCAGGGCGCGGTCGTGATCGACAACTCCTCCGCATGGCGCAAGGACCCGCAGGTGCCCCTGGTGGTCTCCGAGGTGAACCCGCACGCGATCGCGGACCGCCCCAAGGGCATCATCGCCAACCCGAACTGCACGACGATGGCCGCGATGCCGGTCCTGAAGCCGCTGCACGAGGAGGCGGGGCTCGAGGCGCTGGTCGTCGCGACGTACCAGGCGGTGTCCGGTTCCGGCCTCGCGGGCGTGGCCGAGCTGCACGGCCAGGTACTGAAGGTCGCCTCGGACGCCGACAAGCTGACCCACGACGGCGACGCGGTCGACTTCCCCGAGCCGGGGGTCTACAAGCGCCCCATCGCCTTCAACGTGCTCCCGCTCGCGGGGTCGATCGTCGACGACGGTCTGCACGAGACGGACGAGGAGCAGAAGCTCCGCACCGAGTCCCGCAAGATCCTGGAGATCCCCGCCCTCAAGGTCTCCGGCACCTGTGTCCGCGTCCCGGTGTTCACCGGCCACTCCCTCCAGGTGAACGCCCGCTTCGCGCGTCCGCTGAGCGTGGAGCGCGCGACCGAGCTGCTGGCCGGCGCCCCGGGCGTCACCCTCTCCGAGATCCCGAACCCGCTCGAGGCCGCCGGCAAGGACGCGTCCTACGTGGGCCGCATCCGCGCCGACGAGACGGCCGAGCACGGTCTCGCCCTGTTCGTCTCCAACGACAACCTCCGCAAGGGCGCCGCACTGAACGCGGTCCAGATCGCGGAGCTGGTGGCGGCGGAGCTCAAGGGCTGA
- a CDS encoding sigma-70 family RNA polymerase sigma factor, which produces MLRRKARRAQGADDPLDAAQERRVRAVLALGGVPQADLPDGVQQVRLRLLERAAKGDEAPRDVSAWAAVVASNLAMDWHRAKRRQERLGERLASLRQPADARDEDTSVLSLAVAQGLDELPDAQRQVLVLRFYADLSVRGIAEELGIPEGTVKSRLHSAVRALRARLHEDEVV; this is translated from the coding sequence GTGCTGCGCAGAAAGGCACGCCGTGCCCAGGGGGCGGACGATCCCCTGGACGCGGCCCAGGAACGCCGGGTGCGGGCGGTGCTCGCGCTCGGTGGCGTACCGCAGGCGGACCTGCCGGACGGGGTGCAGCAGGTCCGCCTGCGGTTGCTGGAACGCGCGGCGAAGGGGGACGAGGCGCCGCGTGACGTGTCCGCGTGGGCGGCGGTCGTCGCCTCGAACCTGGCGATGGACTGGCACCGGGCCAAGCGGCGCCAGGAGCGGCTCGGCGAGCGGCTGGCCTCGCTGCGGCAGCCCGCGGACGCCCGTGACGAGGACACCAGCGTGCTCTCGCTCGCCGTGGCGCAGGGCCTGGACGAGCTGCCCGACGCCCAGCGCCAGGTTCTCGTCCTGCGTTTCTACGCCGATCTGTCCGTGCGCGGGATCGCCGAGGAGCTCGGCATCCCGGAGGGCACGGTCAAGAGCAGGCTGCACTCGGCGGTCCGCGCCCTGCGCGCCCGCCTGCACGAGGACGAGGTGGTGTGA